In one Nocardioides sp. NBC_00368 genomic region, the following are encoded:
- a CDS encoding YncE family protein, which yields MRRAAAVTVAMLFVFSLTAAGPAMSASPELRDVMLVGNNWDGTASIVDARSFEVLRKGIDLVPDKDEEIAEIHQDPERLAYYYLVRYGPGEGNDQLVDDMFTTRDGKLLAVSRPSLADVVWIDIEKALAGSPDSVVVEQQMDGHRTDHMGLSPDGTKLLVSDSTSRTVHEYWMGGAGDPRTGERLRTFESGETPHENNYSEDGSRIFHASIGRVYLPGDQKEISLDSLPLISLDQLGLGTIPGTDLLPPVKIGPIHDAIKGDRWFEIVDESTFEISQRWEMGKELEEAGYPSISSAVRPMAVAPGERFIYFQMSFLHGLVEFDTRAADIDGKVGYSTGAIEEPRTGAVTRVIPLPKRTQLPRELYVNDSAHHGLSIDAKGETLCAAGTMDDYVAMVDRATGDFKTLDEETTGHYYGKPYWTTEGLGHTCWASLSDADAVAVIDFRTGEELAYLDVGNHPQRVRHGQIPSSLLG from the coding sequence ATGCGTCGTGCGGCAGCAGTCACCGTCGCCATGCTCTTCGTCTTCTCGCTCACCGCAGCCGGCCCAGCGATGAGCGCGAGCCCGGAACTGCGGGACGTGATGCTCGTGGGCAACAACTGGGACGGGACCGCCTCGATCGTCGATGCCCGCAGCTTCGAGGTGCTGCGCAAAGGCATCGACCTGGTGCCGGACAAGGACGAGGAGATCGCCGAGATCCACCAGGATCCCGAGCGGCTGGCCTACTACTACCTGGTCCGCTACGGCCCTGGCGAAGGCAACGACCAGCTCGTGGACGACATGTTCACCACCAGGGACGGCAAGCTGCTGGCAGTCTCGCGGCCGAGCCTCGCCGACGTGGTCTGGATCGACATCGAGAAGGCGCTCGCGGGCTCCCCGGACTCCGTCGTGGTCGAGCAGCAGATGGACGGTCACCGCACCGACCACATGGGCCTCTCCCCCGACGGCACCAAGCTGCTGGTCTCCGACTCGACCTCGCGGACGGTGCACGAGTACTGGATGGGTGGCGCGGGCGACCCGCGGACGGGTGAACGGCTGCGTACGTTCGAGTCGGGCGAGACGCCCCACGAGAACAACTACTCCGAGGACGGCTCGCGCATCTTTCACGCCTCGATCGGCCGCGTCTACCTCCCCGGCGACCAGAAGGAGATCTCCCTCGACTCGCTACCGCTGATCAGCCTCGATCAGCTCGGCCTCGGCACCATCCCCGGCACCGACCTGCTCCCGCCGGTCAAGATCGGCCCGATCCACGATGCGATCAAGGGCGATCGCTGGTTCGAGATCGTCGACGAGTCCACCTTCGAGATCTCCCAGCGCTGGGAGATGGGCAAGGAGCTCGAGGAGGCCGGCTATCCCTCGATCTCCTCAGCCGTACGTCCCATGGCGGTCGCGCCCGGTGAGCGGTTCATCTACTTCCAGATGTCGTTCCTGCACGGCCTGGTCGAGTTCGACACCCGGGCGGCCGACATCGACGGCAAGGTCGGCTACTCGACCGGCGCGATCGAGGAGCCCCGCACCGGTGCCGTCACGCGCGTCATCCCGCTCCCCAAGCGCACCCAGCTGCCGCGCGAGCTCTACGTCAACGACTCCGCCCACCACGGTCTCTCGATCGACGCCAAGGGCGAGACGCTGTGCGCGGCGGGCACGATGGACGACTATGTCGCGATGGTCGACCGTGCGACGGGTGATTTCAAGACCCTCGACGAGGAGACCACCGGCCACTACTACGGCAAGCCCTACTGGACCACCGAGGGCCTCGGCCACACCTGCTGGGCGTCGCTCTCGGACGCCGATGCGGTCGCCGTGATCGACTTCCGCACCGGCGAGGAGCTCGCCTACCTCGACGTCGGCAACCACCCCCAGCGCGTACGCCACGGGCAGATCCCGAGCTCGCTGCTCGGCTAG
- the hisF gene encoding imidazole glycerol phosphate synthase subunit HisF, whose product MSLAVRVIPCLDVDAGRVVKGINFKELRDAGDPVELAATYDKEGADELTFLDISASHEGRATTLEIVTRTAEQVFIPLTVGGGIRSVDDVDRMLRAGADKIAVNTAAIVRPELIAEIADRFGNQVLVLSVDARRAPGTDSGFEVTTHGGRKSAGIDAIEWAAKAVELGAGEILLNAMDADGTEDGFDIDLIKAVRSEVTVPVIASGGAGRSEHFPPAVEAGADAVLAATIFHFGKVRIGEVKQALSGAGAPVR is encoded by the coding sequence ATGAGCCTTGCCGTACGCGTCATCCCGTGCCTCGACGTCGACGCGGGTCGCGTCGTCAAGGGGATCAACTTCAAGGAGTTGCGCGACGCCGGCGACCCGGTGGAGCTGGCCGCGACGTACGACAAGGAAGGCGCCGACGAGCTCACCTTCCTCGACATCTCCGCCTCCCACGAGGGGCGGGCGACGACGCTCGAGATCGTCACGCGTACCGCCGAGCAGGTCTTCATCCCGCTGACCGTTGGCGGCGGGATCCGCAGCGTCGACGACGTCGACCGGATGCTCCGCGCAGGGGCGGACAAGATCGCGGTCAACACCGCGGCGATCGTACGTCCCGAGCTGATTGCCGAGATCGCCGACCGCTTCGGCAACCAGGTCCTGGTGCTCTCCGTCGACGCCAGGCGGGCGCCGGGGACCGACTCCGGGTTCGAGGTGACCACTCACGGCGGCCGCAAGTCGGCCGGGATCGACGCGATCGAGTGGGCGGCGAAGGCCGTCGAGCTCGGCGCCGGCGAGATCCTGCTCAACGCGATGGACGCCGACGGCACCGAGGACGGCTTCGACATCGACCTGATCAAGGCCGTACGCAGCGAGGTGACCGTCCCGGTCATCGCCTCCGGCGGCGCCGGCAGGTCCGAGCACTTCCCGCCCGCGGTCGAGGCCGGCGCGGACGCCGTCCTCGCAGCCACCATCTTCCACTTCGGCAAGGTGCGGATCGGCGAGGTCAAGCAGGCGCTCTCCGGCGCCGGCGCGCCGGTTCGCTGA